Proteins from one Chroicocephalus ridibundus chromosome 16, bChrRid1.1, whole genome shotgun sequence genomic window:
- the LRRC47 gene encoding leucine-rich repeat-containing protein 47, with protein sequence MAAAAWPELEAAGRERRRELSLAGAAVAERVAAGGGRLPAALLALPLLQSLELSGCAALRELGPGLAAALPALHTLVLRGNALGPAGLGAGLGGPLPALRLLDLSGNGLEALPAALGGAGPAEEEEEEEAAAAPAFPQLRSLNLSGNRLRELGPGLARAAPQLQALLLSGNRLRALPGGLLPPAGGGAALPGGPFPLLSRLEAADNEVEELGADIAALPALKSLDVGNNQLRELPAALADCPRLKEANFRGNQLKDKRLEKMVNGCQVKAILEYLRAGGRGKGKAESAREETRKKKREKQQKKDGRDGEQDELEEASKLLVKVLHISENPVPLVVKATPGVKDVRPFIVCCVLKGVNLKPGNALKRFLTAQTKLHEDICEKRTAATIATHDLQLIKGPLLYDVQPPDELKITPLGRKEIKAKDLLRQLQLEAEEQRKQKKRQNVSGLHKYLQLLDGKDNYPCLVDAEGVVISFPPITNSEKTKIRKQTRDLFLEVTSDTSLQICKDVMDMLILKIAELNRLTLENKEDSGSDNESDALCGPVNLNPSQNVQPMNLPLVVEQVRVVDTDGNLKVLYPSKTDLTTVSSLLTVIR encoded by the exons atggcggcggcggcctggccggagctggaggcggcggggcgggagcggcggcgggagctgtCGCTGGCGGGCGCGGCGGTGGCGGAGcgggtggcggcgggcggcgggcggctgccggCGGCGCTGCTGGCGCTGCCGCTGCTGCAGTCGCTGGAGCTGAGCGGGTGCGCGGCGCTGCGGGAGCTGGGCCCAGGGCTGgccgccgccctgcccgctctgcACACGCTGGTGCTGCGGGGCAACGCGCTGGGCCCCGCCGGGCTgggcgcggggctgggcgggcCGCTGCCGGCCCTCCGCCTCCTCGACCTCTCCGGGAACGGCCTGGAGGCGCTGCCCGCCGCgctggggggcgcggggccggcggaggaggaggaggaggaggaggcggcggcggccccggccttCCCGCAGCTGCGCAGCCTCAACCTGAGCGGGAaccggctgcgggagctgggcccGGGGCtggcccgcgccgccccgcagcTCCAGGCGCTGCTGCTCTCCGGGAACCGCCTGCGGGCGCTGCCCGGCGGGCTCTTGCCCCCCGCTGGCGGTGGGGCCGCCCTCCCCGGCGGGcccttccctctcctcagccGGCTGGAGGCCGCCGACAACGAGGTGGAGGAGCTGGGGGCCGACATCGCCGCCCTGCCGGCCCTCAAG AGCCTGGACGTGGGCAACAACCAGCTGCGGGAGCTGCCCGCTGCCCTGGCCGACTGCCCCCGCCTGAAGGAGGCCAACTTCAGGGGCAACCAGCTGAAGGACAAGCGGCTGGAGAAGATGGTCAACGGCTGCCAGGTGAAGGCCATCCTGGAATACCTGCGGGCCGGCGGCCGTGGGAAGGGGAAGGCCGAGAGTGCCAGAGAGGAGACcaggaagaagaagagggagaagcagcaaaagaaagatgGCAGGGACGGcgagcaggacgagctggaggagGCAAGCAAGCTGCTGGTGAAGGTCCTGCATATCTCCGAAAACCCAGTGCCCTTGGTGGTTAAAGCGACCCCAGGCGTCAAAGATGTTCGACCTTTCATTGTGTGCTGCGTGCTGAAGGGAGTCAACTTGAAGCCGGGAAACGCTCTGAAGAGGTTCCTGACGGCGCAG ACTAAACTGCACGAAGACATCTGCGAGAAGCGGACAGCAGCCACAATTGCCACCCACGACTTGCAGTTGATCAAAGGTCCTCTGCTGTATGATGTTCAGCCTCCTGATGAACTGAAG ATAACGCCGCTGGGTCGAAAGGAGATCAAGGCAAAGGACCTTCTCCGTCAGCTGCAGTTAGAagctgaggagcagaggaagcagaagaaGCGTCAGAATGTTTCTGGGTTGCACAA GTATCTCCAGTTACTGGATGGCAAAGATAACTATCCATGTCTCGTGGATGCCGAAGGCGTTGTGATTTCTTTCCCACCAATAACCAATAGCGAGAAAACAAAG ATTAGAAAACAAACCCGTGATCTGTTTCTGGAAGTGACAAGCGATACCAGTTTACAGATATGCAAAGACGTCATGGACATGCTAATTCTG AAAATTGCAGAACTGAACAGATTGACcttggaaaataaggaagacTCGGGCTCGGATAACGAATCTGATGCTCTTTGTGGACCAGTGAATTTGAACCCCAGCCAAAACGTACAGCCGATGAATCTGCCGCTGGTAGTGGAGCAGGTTCGAGTGGTGGACACAGATGGAAACCTGAAAGTACTTTATCCTTCAAAAACTGACCTAACCACAGTTTCCTCTCTTCTGACTGTAATACGTTAG